The window cccaggtattgcgcgccgcgcatatacccgcgcgccgcgcaaaattagaaatcccagatgtttgccttcgtggttaagttctgaccaggatttacacttgggtgcgcgccacgcaaccctttgcgcgccgcgcatatgcccagctcattttagtttttatttttcctttcacaaaatgtttcccgcttaaccgtaactccgattaacatgaaacttggccattctgctcataaatgatttctcatcatgagaaaattgtcggacacccgatccgaccccgttgactttgactttgaccaagtttgacttttagtcaaacttaaccaaacaattatacgatcgttctaacatgcttagttacttgtatcgtgcatgaaacttgactaattgattcacatgctacataatcgagtcgtaacgagccataggactaattgaacatctttgaccgtttgtgtttaccgttattgatacaacctatatgattaggtcaagactagctttgtctttgcacgcgtctacttgttgaagtactttattaactcttgcactcaaggtgagatcatagtcccacttttactctttttgaacttacatttgggatgagaaaacataaacatttctttactaagtgaacacaagtacaggaaaaacaaacattctacatacgagtttagaacaaaatcctcaattcgattatcattagttacacttgtcgggtgtaagcgagaacttatgttgtatggatccatatgggtttgacaaaccctcattcaaacggttcgctaccgtttacgaatgaaatatattttcgagaaacagtgtatgttctagcactaagtgatggggttcaatggaaggaaatgttaagcattgataattgggtgctcgtgaaacaaacttttggaatgtattactattatttcattgatgcaaatcttgtggttcacttgtacttacttacttaaacctatgatttcaccaacgttttcgttgacagatttctatgtttttctcaggtccttgaacgttacatgatacatgcttccgctcattatttgatacttgcattggatgtcgagtatatgtgcatttcatggagcgtcttttgactttactttaaaccgtgtcgcctagttttcattcgtattataacgttgtaacttaactattggttgaacaattcttgtaaactttgggaacaatctttattatgaaatgaaggcgacatattttggtcaaactttgtcttaaagacttatgaccacgtaacgggacctaagtagacggcgccgtcaaacatgatttggtcgggtcgctacagatgggatCGAACAACTAAAAGTTTAAATCAAATACCCAACTTAGCTCGTCGCTCCCCGGCAGCAGTGCCAACAAAGTGTGATGTGTGTTGCACAATACATTGATTAACCTCAAAATTTATACTAGATTCATATaatacaaataagcacacacaactatcgAGCACCTAAAACCCGGTTATTATAGTACTTTAATGCaagtattcgtttcaagttcgtcccaagagagcggtataagttgaataattgaaactattaattgtcctagggtttgtttgattgggggtgaGGGGGTTGATTGATTTTAACTATCAACTAAACTTGCTCAAATAAACAAACCTAAACTTAGCAATTATAACCagcaacaagtaacaagtaactaaaTATTGAGATCTAAATCAATTAACAAAAGAGTattcacttacctaatcctctcaATGCTTGGATTGCCCCATTTCACCCAAATTGATAgcacattagttgttgaactattagttgtttagcatcactaccaaaccttaatcaaattacactttgcaaactcacataagcattgtatcctaAGAACAAGTTAAGTATGagtggttattgagattatgcttgggttgaaatcacttaaaacccttcaactatcaaaatcactcaagataatcaaacaccactatgttgaatAAAGGTCATTTGAAAACCAACATAgactaagaacacaatcacttgaaatccttaaTCTAGTTGTTTAGattacctaaggtgttgaagcacaaattcattcacttctcaaatcactaagagagctactcaatctatgtaatcaaagtaaacctAAAACAAATCATAGAAATGGACCTCATAGCTAACACAAAACACTTGCTCATGTATATTATTCAAACAACTTTATTAAATTGATTTAGGGCAAATCctttgcattagagattcatagataagtaaACACAAACAAATTAGCcaagcatggctaagattacactaatcataagcatAGAAACATAATAAACATCATCTTAAGTTATTACAAGTATTTAGTTCAAAATAGAGAAAgaaaggtggagattacaacccaaaaataCAAAGAGAAGGAGATCTAGAGCTAAACTATGATGGAACTTGAGGTTGCTTCCTTCAATTCACCTTCAAACTCCaatagatgatgaaattagggttttggaagTGAAAATCGGACTAAAAACTGCAGCTCTCTGAAAATGACCTACTctctttccttttatagtgctgaaaattctgaGCTGAATAGCGACAGGAGCGCCACTTTTTACAtggctttattttattttattctctcactatttaaaattaaaaaaaaattccgcATCTACAAAATAATCTTCCTTtgttttattttatctttatttcttGCTGATTACGTTTTTATATGAAAAAAAGAGAGGAAAATTAAAAGCTATATAAAGTCCGATTTCCTTTGGTATTGAAACAACGATTCCCACAAAACCCTAACCACAATGGATAGTCGATCCAGCCGGAAACACAAAGATTCAGAAAGTCGATCTCCTTTGGTATTGAAACAACACCGCTCCAAATACCGAGACACCGACAGTGAATATCGCTGCCGTCGCCGTTCCGAAGGCGAGAGAATGGAAGATATCGATGATCGATTGAAGCGTGAGAAGTCATACGGCCGAGAAACCAGCAAAGATCGACATCATCATAAACGGAAAGATAGgaatgatgatattgatgatgaagatAGGTATTATGAGGCTCGGGAGAAACGAATTAGGGTTTTGGATGAACGCAAAAAGCGGAAGCGATTTGAAGATAAAGTTGCTgctgatagagaagagaagaggAGGAGATTTGAAGATAAGAAAGAAGGAATTGATTTAGACAATGATGGAATTAAGCAAGAGAAATTGAATGGTGATAAATTGAAGAGTGAAGTTAAAGATGAATTGTTTGGTGGTTCCAAGGTCAATGGTGGTGGTGCAAACAGCCGCCACCCTCCTTCTAAGGTATCTCCCCTTTCTAGCAAACATGAAAATGAAGGAGTTAATAGTAACGGGACTTGTGCAGATGCTGGCAAGAGTGGTGGTATCTCTCGAGATGCTATTTCTAAGGCGAAAGCCACATTACTGAAGCTTGCAGCGAAGATGAAGAAAACCCCTATGTTGAACAAAGGTATTAACTCCAGCACTGATAGAATTGGTCAGATGTCTATAGTTGAACGagttaataaaagaattatacttattaacATGTTCCCGCCAACTCTTCAACAACCCAAGCCTGCCAAGGCTCCCATCCTCTGTTTGGATCATTTGGGAAGGGAAGTGGATGAACATGGGAACGTGCAGGTGAATATACCAAAGTTAAACAATTTGACCACCCTTAAGGTTAACATTAACAAGCAGAAAAAAGATGCTTTCAAAATATTGAAACCTGAATTGGAAGTCGACCCACATAAAAATCCTCACTTTGATCCTCAAATGGGAATAGATAAAGTCAAACTTTTAAGGCCTAAAAAGATGACTTTTCAGTTCGTAGAAGAAGGTAAATGGACTAAGGAGGCTGAGATGATTAAGCTAAAGAGTCAATTTGGAGAAGCACAAGCACGAGAGTTTAGAGCAAAACAAGCTCATTTGGCGGAGGCGGAACCTGATATCAATCCAAATCTGATAGAGGTTTCAGATAGAATTATTTTCAAAGAAAAGCCAAAGGATCCTATTCCTGATTATGAGTGGTGGGACGTACCACTTATAGAATTCGATAGCTACGGAAACATG of the Rutidosis leptorrhynchoides isolate AG116_Rl617_1_P2 chromosome 5, CSIRO_AGI_Rlap_v1, whole genome shotgun sequence genome contains:
- the LOC139846738 gene encoding uncharacterized protein isoform X2, yielding MDSRSSRKHKDSESRSPLVLKQHRSKYRDTDSEYRCRRRSEGERMEDIDDRLKREKSYGRETSKDRHHHKRKDRNDDIDDEDRYYEAREKRIRVLDERKKRKRFEDKVAADREEKRRRFEDKKEGIDLDNDGIKQEKLNGDKLKSEVKDELFGGSKVNGGGANSRHPPSKVSPLSSKHENEGVNSNGTCADAGKSGGISRDAISKAKATLLKLAAKMKKTPMLNKVRRRR
- the LOC139846738 gene encoding uncharacterized protein isoform X1; this translates as MDSRSSRKHKDSESRSPLVLKQHRSKYRDTDSEYRCRRRSEGERMEDIDDRLKREKSYGRETSKDRHHHKRKDRNDDIDDEDRYYEAREKRIRVLDERKKRKRFEDKVAADREEKRRRFEDKKEGIDLDNDGIKQEKLNGDKLKSEVKDELFGGSKVNGGGANSRHPPSKVSPLSSKHENEGVNSNGTCADAGKSGGISRDAISKAKATLLKLAAKMKKTPMLNKVLYTIEFQKRWLATYQASRVVYKLC